In Herbaspirillum sp. WKF16, one genomic interval encodes:
- a CDS encoding threonine dehydratase, producing MTQAARELLPNRAEIEQAAQVVYGAMAPTPQLSWPLLNRALGAQVWVKHENHAPTGAFKVRGGMVYMDKLAREQPQLAGVISATRGNHGQSIGLAAARFGIAATIVVPEGNSREKNAAMRALGVSLVEHGSEFQESREHAQQLARERGLHMIPSYHRDLVAGVSTYWMELFAAQPDLDLVLVPVGQGSGMCGAVAARNALGLKTRVIGVVSAHALAYKLSFEQGAAVESPVSTRIADGVACRVPDEASLAVLRAEVDEVVAVTDDEVMDAMKLYFIATHNVAEGAGACALAAARQLGARLHGRKVGLTLSGGNVDHDVFARVLARESAVAGVLDADASPPSPARGGEGR from the coding sequence ATGACCCAAGCCGCCCGCGAATTGCTGCCCAACCGCGCCGAGATCGAACAGGCCGCGCAAGTGGTCTACGGCGCCATGGCGCCGACGCCGCAGCTGTCCTGGCCGCTCCTGAACCGCGCGTTGGGCGCCCAGGTCTGGGTCAAGCATGAGAACCACGCCCCCACCGGCGCCTTCAAGGTGCGCGGCGGCATGGTCTACATGGACAAGCTGGCCCGCGAGCAGCCGCAACTGGCCGGCGTGATTTCCGCCACACGCGGCAACCATGGGCAATCCATCGGGCTGGCCGCCGCGCGCTTCGGCATCGCCGCCACCATCGTCGTCCCCGAAGGCAACAGCCGCGAGAAGAACGCCGCCATGCGCGCGCTGGGCGTGTCGCTGGTGGAGCACGGCAGCGAGTTCCAGGAGAGCCGCGAGCATGCCCAGCAGCTGGCCCGGGAGCGCGGGCTGCACATGATTCCCTCCTACCACCGCGACCTGGTGGCGGGCGTGTCCACTTACTGGATGGAGCTGTTCGCCGCCCAGCCCGACCTCGACCTGGTGCTGGTGCCGGTCGGCCAGGGTTCCGGCATGTGCGGGGCGGTGGCCGCGCGCAACGCGCTGGGCCTGAAGACCCGGGTGATCGGCGTGGTGTCGGCGCATGCGCTGGCCTACAAGCTGTCCTTCGAGCAGGGCGCGGCGGTGGAGTCGCCGGTGTCCACGCGCATCGCCGACGGCGTCGCCTGCCGGGTGCCGGACGAGGCTTCGCTGGCGGTGCTGCGCGCCGAGGTGGATGAGGTCGTCGCCGTCACCGACGACGAGGTGATGGACGCCATGAAGCTGTATTTCATCGCCACCCACAACGTCGCCGAAGGCGCCGGCGCCTGTGCGCTGGCGGCGGCGCGCCAGCTGGGCGCGCGCCTGCATGGCCGCAAGGTCGGCCTGACGCTGTCCGGCGGCAACGTCGATCATGACGTGTTCGCCCGCGTGCTGGCGCGCGAGTCGGCGGTCGCCGGGGTGCTGGACGCCGACGCTTCGCCGCCGTCCCCGGCGCGCGGCGGGGAAGGGCGCTGA
- a CDS encoding LysE family translocator: MEALLPLISFAFVSSITPGPNNIMLTSSGIWFGFQRSVPHMLGITFGFGVLLALCAFGIGAAVIAVPELVLLLKALGSAYLLYLAWQLRGMRMAGAVEGAARPMSFRAAAVFQFANPKAWVMAVTGASAFMPMLHNHPVWLAILLYCLVFCAINLPCVSVWAGAGAMLRRYLERPLWRGVFAATMILLTLYSALAIWF, from the coding sequence ATGGAAGCCTTGCTGCCGCTGATCTCGTTCGCCTTCGTCTCTTCCATCACGCCGGGGCCGAACAACATCATGCTGACCTCGTCGGGCATCTGGTTCGGCTTCCAGCGCTCGGTGCCGCACATGCTGGGCATCACTTTCGGCTTCGGCGTGCTGCTGGCCTTATGCGCATTCGGTATAGGCGCGGCGGTGATCGCGGTGCCGGAACTGGTGCTGCTGCTCAAGGCGCTGGGCTCGGCCTATCTGCTGTACCTGGCCTGGCAACTGCGCGGCATGCGCATGGCCGGCGCGGTGGAGGGGGCGGCGCGGCCGATGTCGTTCCGGGCCGCGGCGGTGTTCCAGTTCGCCAATCCCAAGGCCTGGGTGATGGCCGTCACCGGCGCCTCTGCCTTCATGCCGATGCTGCATAACCATCCCGTGTGGCTGGCGATTTTGCTCTACTGCCTGGTGTTTTGCGCCATCAACCTGCCATGCGTGTCGGTCTGGGCCGGCGCCGGCGCGATGCTGCGGCGCTACCTGGAGCGGCCGCTGTGGCGCGGCGTCTTCGCCGCCACGATGATCTTGCTGACCTTGTATTCGGCGCTGGCGATCTGGTTCTGA
- a CDS encoding DMT family transporter, giving the protein MQAQSKPAGAQAVQGTATGSESRGMWLGLVGVAVFSLTLPFTRIAVAELNPAFVAFGRAVVAGLCSLALLAWMRAPRPNARQLRGLVITALGVVVGFPLFSSIAMRYVPAAHGAVVVGLLPLATALFGALRFGERPSAGFWLAALAGSAIVIGFALREGGGSFHAADFALFAAVVTAAMGYAEGGRLSQTMGGQQVIAWALVVSLPVTVPVSAWLVWTYGATASPASWLAFGYVSLFSMFIGFFFWYKGLALGGIARVGQVQLLQPFMTLLGAAVIVGETLDASNLLFALAVIVVVAIGRRMAVRR; this is encoded by the coding sequence ATGCAGGCGCAATCCAAACCAGCCGGCGCGCAAGCCGTCCAGGGCACGGCGACAGGCAGTGAATCCAGGGGCATGTGGCTGGGACTGGTCGGCGTAGCGGTGTTCAGCCTCACGCTGCCGTTCACCCGCATCGCGGTGGCCGAACTCAATCCGGCCTTCGTCGCCTTCGGGCGCGCCGTGGTGGCCGGCCTGTGCTCGCTGGCGCTGCTGGCGTGGATGCGGGCGCCGCGTCCGAACGCGCGGCAATTGCGCGGGTTGGTGATCACGGCGCTGGGCGTGGTGGTGGGTTTCCCGCTGTTCTCTTCGATCGCCATGCGCTACGTGCCGGCCGCGCACGGCGCGGTGGTGGTCGGGCTGCTGCCGCTGGCCACTGCGCTGTTCGGCGCGCTGCGCTTCGGCGAGCGGCCGTCGGCGGGCTTCTGGCTGGCGGCGCTGGCGGGCTCGGCCATCGTCATCGGCTTCGCCCTGCGCGAGGGCGGCGGCAGTTTCCACGCGGCGGATTTCGCGCTGTTCGCGGCGGTGGTGACGGCCGCCATGGGCTACGCCGAGGGCGGCCGCCTGTCGCAGACCATGGGTGGCCAGCAGGTGATCGCCTGGGCGCTGGTGGTGTCGCTGCCGGTGACCGTGCCGGTCTCGGCCTGGCTGGTCTGGACCTACGGCGCCACGGCCTCGCCGGCGTCGTGGCTGGCCTTCGGCTATGTCTCGCTGTTCTCGATGTTCATCGGCTTCTTCTTCTGGTACAAGGGCCTGGCGCTGGGCGGCATCGCCCGCGTCGGACAGGTGCAATTGTTGCAACCTTTCATGACCCTGCTGGGGGCGGCGGTGATCGTCGGTGAAACCCTGGATGCGAGCAACCTGCTGTTCGCGCTGGCGGTGATCGTGGTGGTGGCGATCGGGCGCCGCATGGCGGTGCGGCGCTGA